Proteins encoded within one genomic window of Streptomyces sp. NBC_01237:
- a CDS encoding FG-GAP repeat domain-containing protein: MHEISETENFDLFVVPGSEHGPDPDRTTAFAHDDLGVPHDVQTGDDPLQPTVADLDEDGHADLVVSGAAQVLWGGPKGPRAGGAHGRVPLPGSGYHTAPVAGDFDGDGHTDLAVFRDENEARELIVLKGPFKRSGAPVSTAEIPSPVDEGASPVLVAGDANDDRATDLALYGSPWDPPLLFTGGARTAGGLSKEPERLPEGENIVFGDFDGDGRQDIAIGRSYVDSYDEVDTPHRRGQVNVRYGKEPGKWVTMDGGDFKEGFGARLAAGDFNGDGCDDLAVQLTKKKEAGDARIEVLRGGSEHGLGSKPWHSTERSVPGDDGPDGGTLFAVHDWDGDGRAELALLGGDRWWITDGTGRDEASFPVAPSTDQGS, from the coding sequence GTGCACGAGATCTCCGAGACGGAGAACTTCGACCTGTTCGTCGTGCCCGGCTCCGAGCACGGTCCTGACCCCGACCGCACGACCGCCTTCGCCCACGATGACCTCGGTGTGCCGCACGACGTCCAGACGGGCGACGACCCGTTGCAGCCCACGGTCGCCGACCTGGATGAGGACGGCCACGCCGACCTCGTCGTGAGCGGTGCCGCCCAGGTCCTGTGGGGAGGCCCCAAGGGCCCTCGGGCCGGCGGAGCGCACGGGCGTGTGCCGCTGCCGGGCAGCGGATACCACACCGCGCCGGTCGCCGGCGACTTCGACGGGGACGGCCACACCGACCTCGCGGTGTTCAGGGACGAGAACGAGGCTCGGGAACTGATCGTCCTCAAGGGACCGTTCAAGCGCTCCGGCGCCCCGGTCAGCACTGCGGAGATCCCCAGCCCGGTCGACGAGGGCGCGTCACCCGTACTGGTCGCCGGGGACGCGAACGACGACCGCGCCACCGATCTCGCGCTCTACGGCTCTCCATGGGATCCGCCCCTGCTGTTCACCGGCGGCGCCCGTACCGCCGGCGGTCTGAGCAAGGAACCCGAGCGGCTGCCGGAAGGCGAGAACATCGTCTTCGGCGACTTCGACGGCGACGGGCGCCAGGACATCGCCATCGGCCGGAGCTACGTCGACAGCTACGACGAGGTCGACACCCCCCACCGGCGCGGCCAGGTCAACGTCCGCTACGGGAAGGAGCCGGGGAAGTGGGTCACCATGGACGGCGGTGACTTCAAGGAGGGCTTCGGCGCCAGGCTCGCTGCCGGGGACTTCAACGGCGATGGCTGCGACGACCTGGCCGTACAGCTCACCAAGAAGAAGGAGGCGGGGGACGCGCGGATCGAGGTGCTGCGGGGCGGCTCCGAGCACGGGCTCGGATCGAAACCCTGGCACTCCACCGAGCGATCCGTGCCGGGTGACGACGGCCCCGACGGCGGCACGCTCTTCGCCGTCCACGACTGGGACGGCGACGGCCGCGCGGAACTGGCCCTTCTCGGCGGGGACAGGTGGT
- a CDS encoding FAD-dependent monooxygenase, which yields MNYQLVVAGAGPVGLWLAGELRRAGITVAVIEPRSERDSRSRALTVHPRTIETFASRGAHQPFVSEGVPLPGGHFGALDSRLDFRRLPSPFPHTLALPQERTEALLEGQALDLGAHILRGHEVTGFTEHPDHIAVHTTGPHGPSTLHAAYLVGCDGARSTVRTAAGIDYPGTPSTVLGWLGDVVLDNPPAPGYGYFGPAGALMAVPMPGGVHRLVGITPRDLITTWPGDLTLDELRENVVAMAGTDFGLRDPAWLARYGNATRLADQYRKGRVFLAGDAAHQHFPAGGVGMNVGIQDAANLAWKLAATLNGWAPDSLLDTYHAERHPVGADLTATSRAQVALMTAFTPEGLDLRGLLARLITTLPDLNDRLAAQVSSLAVTYPPTAPGDHPLTGTRAPDLALGDTGLFALLRVDRHLLLDLTGSGRLAGYARRGLRVHTATPDQPPAEFTDVRAVLVRPDGHIAWASAEHDDTALTDSLTTALVTTHRK from the coding sequence ATGAACTATCAGCTTGTCGTCGCAGGTGCCGGACCCGTGGGCCTGTGGCTCGCCGGTGAACTGCGCCGCGCGGGCATCACCGTCGCTGTGATCGAGCCCCGCTCCGAACGCGACTCCCGCTCCCGCGCCCTGACCGTGCACCCCCGCACCATCGAGACCTTCGCCTCCCGTGGCGCGCACCAGCCCTTCGTGAGCGAGGGTGTACCGCTGCCCGGAGGCCACTTCGGCGCCCTCGACTCCCGCCTCGACTTCCGCCGCCTGCCCAGTCCTTTCCCGCACACCCTCGCCCTGCCCCAGGAGCGCACCGAGGCACTGCTGGAGGGCCAGGCCCTTGACCTGGGCGCGCACATCCTGCGCGGACACGAGGTCACCGGCTTCACCGAGCACCCCGACCACATCGCCGTGCACACCACCGGACCGCACGGGCCCTCCACCCTCCACGCGGCCTACCTGGTCGGCTGCGACGGCGCCCGAAGCACCGTGCGCACCGCGGCCGGCATCGACTACCCCGGCACCCCCTCCACCGTGCTCGGCTGGCTCGGCGACGTGGTCCTGGACAACCCGCCCGCCCCCGGCTACGGCTACTTCGGCCCGGCCGGCGCCCTCATGGCCGTCCCCATGCCCGGCGGCGTCCACCGCCTGGTCGGCATCACCCCCCGCGACCTCATCACCACCTGGCCCGGCGACCTCACCCTGGACGAACTGCGCGAAAACGTGGTCGCCATGGCCGGCACCGACTTCGGCCTGCGCGACCCGGCCTGGCTCGCCCGCTACGGCAACGCCACCCGCCTCGCCGACCAGTACCGCAAGGGCCGCGTCTTCCTCGCCGGGGACGCCGCCCACCAGCACTTCCCCGCCGGGGGCGTCGGTATGAACGTGGGTATCCAGGACGCCGCCAACCTCGCCTGGAAGCTCGCCGCCACCCTCAACGGATGGGCTCCCGACAGCCTGCTGGACACCTACCACGCCGAACGCCACCCTGTCGGCGCCGATCTCACCGCCACCAGCCGCGCCCAGGTCGCCCTGATGACCGCCTTCACCCCCGAGGGCCTCGACCTGCGCGGTCTGCTCGCCCGGCTGATCACCACCCTGCCCGACCTCAACGACCGCCTGGCCGCCCAGGTCAGCTCCCTCGCCGTCACCTACCCGCCCACCGCCCCCGGCGACCACCCGCTGACCGGCACCCGCGCCCCCGACCTCGCCCTCGGCGACACCGGCCTGTTCGCACTGCTGCGCGTCGACCGCCACCTCCTGCTGGACCTCACCGGCAGCGGCCGCCTCGCCGGGTACGCGCGTCGAGGACTGCGCGTCCACACCGCCACCCCGGACCAGCCACCGGCCGAGTTCACCGACGTCCGCGCCGTCCTCGTCCGCCCCGACGGCCATATCGCCTGGGCGAGCGCGGAGCACGACGACACCGCCCTCACCGACAGCCTCACCACGGCCCTCGTCACCACGCACCGGAAGTGA
- a CDS encoding TetR/AcrR family transcriptional regulator C-terminal domain-containing protein, translating into MTKKQAGEDTAGQLTRAAVIDAALRVLDERGLDGLSTRAVADRLGVRMNTVLWHVKTKARMLELMADAVLAGIRYDDLPDAPPARVRELVGRYRHALLARRDGAALVTGTYPAEPNTLRFADRLVDAFLEAGADERQAAWTAWTVNYFTLGLTQEEQAEGGEDDAKLARAVERDAHPALQRALPHLRQNFDERFAFGLEAVLSRIPD; encoded by the coding sequence GTGACCAAGAAGCAAGCCGGAGAAGACACCGCGGGCCAGCTCACCCGCGCCGCCGTGATCGATGCCGCCCTCCGGGTGCTGGACGAGCGCGGGCTGGACGGGCTCTCCACCCGGGCGGTCGCCGACCGCCTCGGGGTGCGGATGAACACCGTGCTGTGGCACGTGAAGACCAAGGCGCGGATGCTGGAGCTGATGGCCGACGCCGTCCTCGCCGGTATCCGCTACGACGACCTGCCCGACGCCCCTCCGGCACGCGTCCGTGAGCTGGTCGGCCGCTACCGGCACGCGCTGCTCGCCCGTCGCGACGGCGCCGCCCTGGTCACCGGCACCTATCCGGCCGAACCGAACACGCTGCGCTTCGCCGACCGCCTCGTCGACGCGTTCCTGGAAGCCGGTGCCGATGAGCGGCAGGCGGCGTGGACGGCGTGGACGGTCAACTACTTCACCCTGGGCCTGACCCAGGAGGAGCAGGCCGAGGGCGGGGAGGACGACGCGAAGCTCGCCCGGGCCGTCGAACGCGACGCACACCCGGCGCTGCAGCGCGCCCTTCCTCACCTCCGGCAGAACTTCGACGAGCGCTTCGCCTTCGGTCTGGAGGCGGTTCTGTCCCGCATTCCCGACTGA
- a CDS encoding alpha/beta fold hydrolase, which yields MTAAAHRTSSVRALDMPTGPAPGHPVRSFLTTPDERRLSYLDFGPAEGRPLLGLHGHLGEAADFVELARALGADGWRVIALDQRGHGDSGRAEQYDRDGYVNDLLLLLSRLGLDHRSLPVVGHSLGAINGYHLAAARPDTVSALINIDGPACLPVVEPAPLSFLLDLPYSAPTREELLVACGSLAPLLENGLRPHHDGWRLGSHPADMVDSDTRLLGDHWRQWLGSHCPALLLHGTASTVLPTAQAREMSNRRPGTTLVELHADHWVHLRRPKESAVAIRRFLDART from the coding sequence GTGACCGCCGCTGCGCACAGGACCTCCTCCGTACGTGCCCTCGACATGCCGACCGGACCGGCCCCAGGCCACCCCGTGCGCTCCTTCCTCACCACCCCCGACGAGCGACGTCTCTCCTACCTCGACTTCGGGCCGGCAGAGGGGCGACCTCTACTCGGATTGCACGGACACCTCGGCGAAGCGGCTGACTTCGTGGAACTCGCCCGCGCCCTGGGCGCCGACGGATGGCGGGTGATCGCGCTGGATCAGCGGGGGCACGGGGACTCCGGCCGGGCCGAGCAGTACGACCGGGACGGATACGTCAACGATCTGCTCCTCCTGCTCAGCCGCCTGGGGCTTGATCACAGGTCCCTCCCCGTTGTCGGGCACTCCCTCGGCGCCATCAACGGCTACCACCTGGCAGCTGCCCGGCCCGACACCGTGAGCGCCCTGATCAACATTGACGGGCCCGCCTGTCTCCCCGTCGTGGAACCCGCCCCGCTGTCCTTTCTGCTCGACCTGCCGTACTCCGCCCCCACGCGCGAAGAACTCCTCGTCGCCTGCGGCTCCCTGGCACCCCTGCTGGAAAACGGACTGCGACCACACCACGACGGGTGGCGGCTCGGCTCCCACCCCGCGGACATGGTCGACTCCGACACCCGGCTGCTCGGCGACCACTGGCGTCAATGGCTGGGCTCCCACTGCCCCGCACTGCTCCTCCACGGCACAGCCAGCACCGTGCTGCCCACCGCGCAAGCCCGCGAGATGAGCAACCGGCGCCCCGGCACCACCCTGGTCGAACTGCACGCCGATCACTGGGTTCACCTTCGAAGGCCGAAGGAGTCGGCAGTCGCGATCCGCCGATTCCTCGACGCCCGCACCTGA
- a CDS encoding alpha/beta fold hydrolase has translation MGEYADLPGVKTWYESEGAGDPLLLLHGGFCTNETWGAQRADLAAAYRVHLPERRAHGHTADVAGPLTYRAMADDTVAFLEMVVAGPAHLVGWSDGGIVALLVAMDRPDLVRRVVVIGANFRPGSECFVEPEMLDAMTPDGPDLAFFREMYEPVTPDGAGHWPVVAAKVIGMWRTLPTLTTDDLGRIEASTLVMVGDDDMMTLEHTTALYRAIPNAELAVVPGASHLAPLEKPALVNRLILDHLAQETVETMMPIRRSVPGAT, from the coding sequence ATGGGTGAGTACGCGGACCTGCCTGGTGTGAAAACCTGGTACGAAAGCGAAGGGGCAGGCGATCCGCTGCTCCTGCTGCACGGCGGCTTCTGCACGAACGAGACCTGGGGCGCGCAGCGCGCCGACCTCGCGGCCGCCTACCGTGTCCACCTCCCCGAGCGGCGTGCGCACGGGCACACCGCCGATGTCGCGGGGCCGCTGACGTACCGGGCCATGGCCGACGACACGGTGGCCTTCCTGGAGATGGTCGTCGCGGGACCGGCTCATCTGGTGGGCTGGAGCGACGGGGGAATCGTCGCGCTGCTCGTCGCCATGGACCGGCCCGACCTCGTCCGCAGGGTTGTGGTGATCGGCGCCAACTTCCGTCCGGGATCCGAGTGTTTCGTCGAGCCGGAGATGCTTGACGCGATGACGCCGGACGGACCCGACCTCGCGTTCTTCCGGGAGATGTACGAGCCCGTCACCCCAGACGGCGCCGGCCACTGGCCCGTGGTGGCTGCGAAGGTGATCGGCATGTGGCGCACCCTGCCGACCCTCACGACCGACGACCTGGGCCGGATCGAGGCGTCCACCCTCGTCATGGTCGGGGACGACGACATGATGACGCTGGAGCACACGACCGCCCTGTACCGCGCGATCCCGAACGCTGAGCTGGCCGTGGTTCCGGGCGCCTCGCACCTGGCCCCGCTGGAGAAACCGGCGCTCGTCAACCGACTGATCCTCGACCACCTCGCGCAGGAGACCGTCGAGACGATGATGCCGATCCGGCGGTCGGTGCCGGGGGCTACCTGA
- a CDS encoding thioesterase II family protein, translating to MTSGPALASPWFVRPPAAAASARLFCFSFSGSGASAFSAWPATAGDAEICPVQFPGRENRLAHPHYASYENLADQLVEALTPLLGTPFAFFGHCSGALPAYESVLRLAAAGLPTPQRLFVSGQPAPHQAAADRMLTLGEDELRAEIVTFLRGRGIEPRPDMIDMGMSVLLRDQAAAGAYRRTEPTRIDCPITVLHWSQDTDVSLADLQGWRRYADSVETRVVEGGHYDFMDAPAQLLKTLAAGRSHRSEQCSRHR from the coding sequence ATGACGTCCGGACCCGCCCTCGCCTCACCGTGGTTCGTCCGGCCCCCCGCCGCCGCTGCGTCCGCCCGCCTGTTCTGCTTCTCCTTCTCCGGCTCCGGGGCCTCCGCGTTCAGCGCCTGGCCCGCCACGGCCGGCGACGCCGAGATCTGCCCGGTGCAGTTCCCCGGCCGCGAGAACCGCCTCGCCCATCCCCACTACGCCAGCTACGAGAACCTCGCCGACCAGCTCGTCGAAGCCCTCACGCCGTTGCTCGGCACACCGTTCGCGTTCTTCGGGCACTGCTCGGGCGCCCTGCCTGCCTACGAGAGCGTGCTGCGCCTGGCCGCCGCGGGCCTGCCCACCCCCCAGCGGCTGTTCGTGTCCGGCCAGCCCGCCCCGCACCAGGCAGCCGCCGACCGAATGCTCACTCTGGGAGAGGACGAACTGCGCGCCGAAATCGTCACGTTCCTGCGCGGCCGGGGCATCGAACCCCGCCCCGACATGATCGACATGGGCATGTCCGTGCTGCTGCGTGACCAGGCCGCCGCCGGCGCCTACCGGCGTACCGAGCCCACCCGGATCGACTGCCCGATCACCGTGCTGCACTGGAGCCAGGACACCGACGTGAGCCTGGCGGACCTCCAGGGCTGGCGTCGCTACGCCGACTCGGTCGAGACCCGCGTCGTCGAGGGCGGCCACTACGACTTCATGGACGCTCCCGCCCAGCTCCTCAAGACGCTCGCCGCCGGTCGTTCGCATCGAAGTGAACAGTGTTCCCGTCACCGTTGA
- a CDS encoding cytochrome P450 gives MRLTPGPARDLDLDTVDLFDLDLYGTGDPHPVWDVMRAKAPLHHQVLPDGREFWSVTRYEDVCRVLGDHREFTSERGTVPTHLGQDDVAAGVLLTSTDPPRHTEVRRPLGSKLTARAVKSWEDSIRRSVTRFLEPALDGEVFDLAEKALLLPAIVTGPLLGIPEKDWEELVQLTAMVAAPSDPHFQLGSEAATLAISHHELVGYVTEWVKVRRDSGAEDDSLLHHLMSVRPGGTPLSDQEIALDGYSILLGANVTTPHTVSGTVQALIEWPEQFGKAQADPTLIPNLVEEGLRWTSAACNFMRYATADVPVAGGVIPAGAAVVAWIGSANRDAAQFADPHTFDITRPNAKRQIAFGFGPHFCIGAPLARLTLRVFFEELLHRFDSLDLAGEPEHLRSYFISGMTHLPVAAQKRLIP, from the coding sequence ATGAGACTGACGCCGGGCCCCGCGCGCGACCTCGACCTCGACACCGTCGACCTGTTCGACCTCGACCTCTACGGTACGGGCGACCCGCACCCCGTCTGGGACGTCATGCGCGCCAAGGCGCCCCTGCACCACCAGGTCCTGCCCGACGGACGCGAATTCTGGTCGGTCACCCGCTACGAGGACGTGTGCCGCGTCCTGGGCGACCACCGCGAGTTCACCTCCGAACGCGGCACCGTGCCCACCCACCTCGGCCAGGACGACGTCGCCGCTGGTGTGCTGCTCACCTCCACCGACCCGCCCCGGCACACCGAGGTCCGCAGGCCGCTGGGCTCCAAGCTCACCGCCCGCGCGGTCAAGTCCTGGGAGGACTCCATCCGCCGGTCGGTGACCCGCTTCCTGGAGCCGGCCCTGGACGGCGAGGTGTTCGACCTGGCCGAGAAGGCCCTGCTCCTCCCGGCGATCGTCACCGGCCCGCTGCTGGGCATCCCCGAGAAGGACTGGGAAGAACTCGTCCAGCTCACCGCCATGGTGGCGGCCCCCTCCGACCCGCACTTCCAGCTCGGCAGCGAAGCCGCCACCCTGGCCATCTCCCACCACGAACTCGTCGGATACGTCACCGAGTGGGTCAAGGTCCGCCGCGACTCCGGAGCCGAGGACGACAGCCTGCTCCATCACCTGATGAGCGTGCGCCCCGGCGGGACACCGCTGAGCGACCAGGAGATCGCGCTCGACGGCTACAGCATCCTGCTGGGCGCCAACGTGACGACCCCGCACACCGTCTCCGGCACCGTGCAGGCCCTCATCGAGTGGCCCGAACAGTTCGGCAAGGCCCAGGCCGACCCGACCCTGATCCCCAACCTGGTCGAGGAAGGGCTGCGCTGGACCTCGGCCGCCTGCAACTTCATGCGCTACGCCACGGCCGACGTCCCCGTCGCGGGCGGCGTCATCCCGGCCGGCGCAGCGGTCGTCGCGTGGATCGGGTCGGCCAACCGGGACGCCGCCCAGTTCGCCGACCCGCACACCTTCGACATCACCCGCCCCAACGCCAAGCGCCAGATCGCCTTCGGATTCGGCCCGCACTTCTGCATCGGCGCCCCGCTGGCCCGCCTGACCCTGCGCGTCTTCTTCGAGGAACTCCTTCACCGGTTCGACTCCCTCGACCTGGCCGGCGAACCGGAGCACCTGCGCTCCTACTTCATCTCCGGGATGACCCACCTGCCCGTCGCCGCCCAGAAACGGCTCATCCCATGA
- a CDS encoding acyl carrier protein, which produces MEPVPQVIHPRGGQDETAQRHDAPSGGPVPLVDEIAALWGELLNCPEIGAEDDFFALGGNSLTGIKIIERVARDYGVQLSVRDFYLAQTPARVAGLIEKGRSGT; this is translated from the coding sequence ATGGAACCGGTGCCGCAGGTGATCCACCCGCGAGGTGGACAGGACGAGACAGCACAACGCCATGACGCGCCCTCGGGCGGCCCGGTGCCGCTGGTGGACGAGATCGCCGCGCTGTGGGGGGAACTCCTCAACTGCCCCGAGATCGGGGCGGAGGACGACTTCTTCGCCCTCGGCGGCAACTCGCTGACCGGCATCAAGATCATCGAACGGGTGGCGCGCGACTACGGCGTCCAGCTCTCCGTGCGCGACTTCTACCTGGCGCAGACCCCGGCCCGCGTCGCCGGACTGATCGAGAAAGGGAGGTCCGGCACATGA